A stretch of Microbacterium caowuchunii DNA encodes these proteins:
- the menD gene encoding 2-succinyl-5-enolpyruvyl-6-hydroxy-3-cyclohexene-1-carboxylic-acid synthase — protein sequence MSGSDTAGRAPATDAAAALLQRLLERGVTEIVLSPGSRSQALALAAAELEHQGALRVHVRIDERVAGFTALGIGRESGLPAVVVCTSGTAVANLLPAVLEAHHSAVPLLLLTADRPPELRGVGANQTTRQPGLFAAATRFEADAPVPDELDPDGTGAQSVMMRRLADEALDAALGCGARPAGPVHLNLPFREPLAGALPPWAVPAAAAVPAVQDQADPAAPAEDEAALSGALYQGGGGIGESDVPPDAEDPTVLERGPRTVVIAGAGAGPDAERIAHEGGWPLIAEIVSGARFGRNLIHGYRELLADPALGGRVQRAVVLGHPTLSREVTALLSRTDVEVIARRGPGEPLNLNGASTAVDEIAVGTGPADREWLGEWMQASRAAAVDLSPPAPDAQGLASVVPAQRLGAISAELDVLRAPLDRDVLVDAVWRATWPHDRLVFGSSRLVRVADRVLGGKKVPVHANRGLAGIDGTVSTALGVAIASQSGGRAGMTRVLLGDLTLLHDVGALLFPAAEDEPRIQVIVGNDGGGTIFDGLEVAQVAGPEAMERVLYTPHSARLEHLALAYGWEYQRITTRAALDQALTSPAGGRQLIEVPLQR from the coding sequence ATGAGCGGCAGCGACACCGCCGGGCGTGCACCGGCGACGGATGCGGCTGCGGCCCTGCTTCAACGGCTGCTCGAGCGCGGCGTCACGGAGATCGTGCTGAGCCCCGGTTCCCGTTCCCAGGCGCTCGCCCTCGCGGCCGCCGAACTGGAGCACCAGGGCGCGCTCCGCGTGCACGTGCGCATCGATGAGCGCGTCGCCGGTTTCACGGCGCTGGGCATCGGGCGCGAATCGGGTCTCCCGGCCGTCGTGGTCTGCACTTCCGGGACGGCGGTCGCGAACCTCCTGCCGGCCGTGCTGGAGGCGCACCACTCCGCCGTCCCGCTCCTCCTCCTCACCGCGGACCGCCCGCCCGAGCTGCGGGGCGTGGGAGCGAACCAGACCACCCGCCAACCGGGACTGTTCGCCGCCGCGACGCGCTTCGAGGCGGATGCGCCCGTGCCGGACGAGCTGGATCCGGACGGCACGGGGGCGCAGAGCGTCATGATGCGGCGTCTCGCCGACGAGGCCCTCGATGCCGCCCTCGGATGCGGCGCGCGACCGGCCGGCCCGGTGCATCTGAACCTGCCGTTCCGGGAGCCGCTGGCCGGCGCCCTCCCGCCGTGGGCGGTGCCGGCGGCTGCGGCGGTGCCCGCGGTTCAGGACCAGGCCGATCCCGCCGCGCCCGCAGAGGACGAAGCCGCTCTGTCCGGTGCGCTCTACCAGGGCGGCGGCGGGATCGGGGAGTCCGACGTGCCCCCGGATGCGGAGGATCCGACCGTGCTGGAGCGCGGCCCGCGCACGGTCGTGATCGCCGGGGCCGGAGCCGGCCCGGACGCCGAGCGGATCGCCCACGAGGGCGGATGGCCGCTGATCGCGGAGATCGTCAGCGGTGCCCGTTTCGGTCGGAACCTCATCCACGGCTACCGGGAACTGCTCGCGGATCCGGCCCTCGGTGGACGCGTGCAGCGCGCGGTGGTGCTGGGGCATCCGACGCTCAGCCGTGAGGTGACGGCCCTTTTGTCCCGCACCGACGTCGAGGTGATCGCCCGGCGCGGCCCCGGCGAGCCGCTCAACCTGAACGGCGCGTCGACCGCGGTCGACGAGATCGCCGTCGGGACCGGTCCGGCGGACCGGGAGTGGCTGGGGGAGTGGATGCAGGCGTCGCGCGCGGCCGCCGTGGACCTCAGCCCGCCCGCGCCGGACGCCCAGGGGCTCGCCTCCGTCGTCCCCGCCCAGCGCCTGGGGGCGATCTCCGCCGAGCTCGACGTCCTCCGTGCACCCCTCGATCGGGACGTGCTCGTGGACGCGGTGTGGCGCGCGACGTGGCCGCACGACCGCCTGGTCTTCGGGTCGTCGCGGCTCGTGCGGGTGGCGGACCGGGTGCTCGGCGGGAAGAAGGTGCCGGTCCACGCGAACCGCGGTCTCGCGGGAATCGATGGGACGGTGTCCACCGCGCTCGGGGTGGCGATCGCGAGCCAGTCCGGCGGTCGCGCCGGCATGACCCGCGTGCTGCTGGGCGACCTGACTCTGCTGCACGACGTGGGGGCGCTCCTGTTCCCTGCTGCCGAGGACGAGCCCCGCATCCAGGTGATCGTCGGCAACGACGGCGGCGGCACGATCTTCGACGGGCTCGAGGTTGCGCAGGTGGCGGGTCCGGAGGCCATGGAGCGCGTGCTGTACACGCCGCACTCCGCCCGGCTCGAGCACCTGGCGCTCGCCTACGGCTGGGAGTACCAGCGGATCACCACCCGGGCGGCGCTCGACCAGGCGCTGACCTCGCCCGCCGGCGGGCGCCAGCTGATCGAGGTTCCCCTCCAGCGCTGA
- a CDS encoding isochorismate synthase yields MTRSDLSALLVETREIDPIEDLLAYTDAGHPLVWQRRGEGMVGFGAALTLTAEDDIAATWREVAAAAVVDDPLHIPGTGLVGFGALAFDPRSSRASTIVIPELILGRRHGRSWITTIRTADGPVPRPQMTPYGTHWSATLGPGALTPEGYVAAVRGGLEAISAGEVSKVVLARDLVGTAPAGADLRRLVRALASGYPDTWAFAVDGLIGASPETLITVEGGVVTARVLAGTAARGADPDADTAASLALATSPKDQDEHQFAVRSVLASLRPHTSALRASEQPFTLKLPNVWHLATDVEGRLSDAASALDLVAALHPTAAVAGTPTPRARELIRRLEPFDRGRYAGPVGWIDAAGSGEWAIALRCAQFDPGASEDPIPLTAYAGAGIVAGSDPESELLETRVKFRPIVDALA; encoded by the coding sequence GTGACCCGATCAGATCTTTCCGCCCTGCTGGTCGAGACCCGCGAGATCGATCCGATCGAAGACCTCCTCGCCTACACCGACGCCGGGCATCCGCTGGTCTGGCAGCGCCGAGGCGAGGGCATGGTCGGCTTCGGCGCCGCCCTCACCCTCACGGCGGAGGACGACATCGCCGCGACCTGGCGCGAGGTCGCCGCGGCGGCCGTCGTCGACGACCCGCTGCACATCCCGGGCACCGGTCTGGTCGGTTTCGGAGCCCTCGCCTTCGATCCGCGGTCCTCGCGTGCCAGCACCATCGTGATCCCGGAGCTCATCCTGGGCCGGCGCCACGGCCGCTCCTGGATCACCACCATCCGCACCGCCGACGGACCCGTCCCGCGGCCACAGATGACGCCGTACGGAACGCACTGGTCCGCCACCCTGGGTCCCGGCGCACTCACCCCCGAGGGGTACGTCGCCGCCGTGCGCGGCGGCCTGGAAGCGATCTCGGCCGGAGAAGTGAGCAAGGTCGTCCTCGCTCGCGACCTCGTCGGCACGGCTCCTGCCGGCGCGGACCTGCGCCGGCTCGTGCGCGCCCTCGCGTCCGGATACCCGGACACGTGGGCCTTCGCCGTCGACGGGCTGATCGGGGCGAGCCCGGAGACCCTGATCACGGTCGAGGGCGGCGTCGTCACCGCGCGTGTGCTCGCCGGCACCGCCGCCCGCGGGGCGGACCCGGATGCGGACACCGCCGCTTCCCTCGCCCTGGCCACGAGCCCGAAGGACCAGGACGAGCACCAGTTCGCCGTGCGGAGCGTGCTCGCCTCGCTGCGCCCGCATACGAGCGCCCTGCGTGCCAGCGAACAGCCGTTCACCCTGAAGCTCCCGAACGTGTGGCACCTCGCCACGGACGTCGAGGGACGCCTCTCGGACGCCGCATCCGCCCTGGACCTCGTCGCGGCACTGCATCCCACCGCCGCCGTGGCGGGCACGCCCACGCCCCGAGCACGCGAACTGATCCGGCGTCTCGAGCCCTTCGACCGCGGCCGGTACGCCGGGCCGGTCGGCTGGATCGATGCGGCGGGCTCGGGCGAATGGGCGATCGCGCTGCGGTGCGCCCAGTTCGACCCCGGGGCATCCGAGGACCCGATCCCCCTCACCGCCTACGCGGGGGCCGGGATCGTGGCCGGCAGCGATCCGGAGTCCGAGCTGTTGGAGACCCGGGTGAAGTTCCGCCCGATCGTCGACGCCCTCGCCTGA
- a CDS encoding demethylmenaquinone methyltransferase — protein sequence MSEQHNRADLGKDPQRVSGMFDQVAQNYDRTNTVLSLGNDKLWRIATTRAVAPRPGQRILDLAAGTGASSVALARSGAEVVAADFSPGMIAEGARRHGDVPGLSFVEADATALPFGDAEFDTVTISFGLRNVNDPRAALAEMRRVTKPGGRLVICEFSHPQHPLFAGVYRFYNDRVLPIVAKGVSSNAEAYDYLNESIKDWPDQRTLSTWLREAGWTDVAYRDLTFGIVALHRARAPQA from the coding sequence GTGAGCGAACAGCACAATCGCGCCGACCTCGGCAAGGATCCCCAGCGCGTCAGCGGCATGTTCGACCAGGTCGCGCAGAACTACGACCGCACGAACACGGTGCTGAGCCTCGGCAACGACAAGCTCTGGCGCATCGCGACGACGCGGGCGGTCGCCCCGCGTCCCGGCCAGCGCATCCTCGATCTCGCGGCCGGCACCGGGGCCAGCTCGGTCGCCCTGGCCCGAAGCGGCGCCGAGGTGGTCGCGGCGGACTTCTCCCCCGGGATGATCGCGGAGGGCGCCCGTCGCCACGGTGACGTCCCCGGGCTGTCCTTCGTGGAGGCGGATGCCACGGCGCTGCCCTTCGGCGACGCCGAGTTCGACACCGTCACGATCTCCTTCGGCCTCCGCAACGTCAACGATCCGCGCGCGGCGCTCGCCGAGATGCGCCGGGTCACCAAGCCCGGCGGACGCCTGGTGATCTGCGAGTTCTCGCACCCGCAGCATCCGCTGTTCGCGGGCGTCTACCGCTTCTACAACGACCGAGTGCTGCCCATCGTGGCGAAGGGTGTCAGCTCCAACGCGGAGGCGTACGACTACCTCAACGAGTCGATCAAGGACTGGCCGGATCAGCGCACACTGAGCACGTGGCTACGCGAGGCGGGGTGGACCGACGTGGCCTACCGGGACCTCACGTTCGGCATCGTCGCGCTGCACCGCGCTCGGGCGCCGCAGGCCTGA
- a CDS encoding polyprenyl synthetase family protein, translating to MVTRSPSAPGAHLASRLGLTERVFAGPASRRMLKTVEDGLARVETKMGEELRAADSIADAASRYLYEAGGKRVRPMLTLLTSQLGEGVTPEVIEGAAALELTHLGSLYHDDVMDGADKRRGVPAAHAVWGNNVAILTGDLLFARASQIMARIGERAIQLQADTFERLVLGQLHETVGPAEGEDRVAFYLQVLADKTGSLIAAAAQAGVLFSNAPAEYREPVLVFGEKIGVAFQLLDDVIDLSADPAETGKVPGTDLRAGVPTMPYLLLAARQDAASAALLSRIDEGVARIADGADPALLDAPLADLREHDATAETVRLAQAWSAEAVAALAPLPSGPVREALVRFADAVTDRSS from the coding sequence ATGGTGACACGGAGCCCTTCCGCGCCTGGTGCGCACCTCGCGAGCCGCCTCGGCCTGACCGAGCGCGTCTTCGCCGGTCCTGCCTCACGGCGCATGCTGAAGACCGTCGAGGACGGTCTGGCACGTGTCGAGACGAAGATGGGCGAGGAGCTGCGTGCGGCCGACTCCATCGCGGATGCCGCCAGCCGCTACCTGTACGAGGCGGGCGGCAAGCGGGTCCGCCCCATGCTCACGCTGCTCACCTCGCAGCTGGGCGAAGGCGTCACCCCCGAGGTGATCGAGGGCGCCGCGGCGCTCGAGCTGACCCACCTCGGATCGCTCTACCACGACGACGTCATGGACGGCGCGGACAAGCGTCGTGGTGTGCCCGCGGCCCACGCGGTGTGGGGGAACAACGTCGCCATCCTCACCGGAGACCTGCTGTTCGCGCGGGCCAGCCAGATCATGGCGCGGATCGGCGAGCGCGCCATCCAGCTGCAGGCCGACACCTTCGAGCGTCTGGTGCTCGGCCAGCTGCACGAGACGGTCGGTCCGGCAGAGGGCGAGGACCGCGTCGCGTTCTATCTGCAGGTCCTGGCCGACAAGACGGGGTCGCTGATCGCAGCGGCCGCGCAGGCCGGCGTGCTGTTCTCCAACGCCCCGGCGGAGTACCGGGAACCGGTGCTGGTCTTCGGTGAGAAGATCGGCGTCGCCTTCCAGCTGCTCGATGACGTCATCGATCTCTCCGCAGACCCCGCCGAGACGGGCAAGGTCCCCGGGACAGATCTGCGCGCGGGCGTGCCCACCATGCCGTACCTCCTTCTCGCGGCGCGGCAGGACGCGGCCTCTGCGGCCCTGCTGTCCCGTATCGACGAGGGCGTCGCGCGGATCGCGGATGGTGCCGACCCGGCGCTCCTCGACGCTCCGCTCGCCGACCTCCGTGAACACGACGCCACCGCCGAGACCGTGCGGCTGGCACAGGCATGGTCTGCTGAGGCGGTGGCGGCCCTCGCGCCCCTGCCGTCCGGACCCGTCCGCGAGGCGCTCGTGCGTTTCGCGGATGCGGTCACCGACCGCAGCAGCTGA
- a CDS encoding FAD-dependent oxidoreductase, translated as MTKLRLAIVGAGPAGIYAADILLKAERAFDVSIDLFEQLPAPYGLVRYGVAPDHPRIKGIITALRDVLDRGDIRLFGNVRFGVDITLDDLKKHYNAVIFSTGAIRDANLDIPGIDAEGSFGAADFVSWFDGHPDVPRTWPLDAESVAVIGNGNVALDIARMLAKHAVDLLPTEIPQNVYEGLAASQVTDVHVFGRRGPAQVKFTPLELRELGELRDVDMVVYDEDFDYDDATRAAIASNKQIMVIDRVLQSWRKRPGVNNAGGEASRRLHLHFWAKPVEVKKDADGRVAALVYERTRPDGQGGVVGTGELREVPVQQLYRAVGYFGSPLPGVPFDERHGVIPNHEGQALQSDSNEIVPGIYATGWIKRGPVGLIGHTKSDAMETVRHVINDQGSWWQPEDPSEEAIPALLAERGVRWTDLDGWHRLDEHEVALGAPHERARIKVVPRDEMVKVSRGE; from the coding sequence ATGACCAAGCTCAGGCTGGCCATCGTCGGCGCAGGACCCGCCGGCATCTACGCGGCGGACATCCTGCTGAAGGCGGAGCGCGCGTTCGACGTGTCGATCGACCTCTTCGAGCAACTGCCCGCCCCGTACGGGCTGGTCCGGTACGGTGTGGCGCCCGACCACCCCCGCATCAAGGGGATCATCACGGCGCTGCGCGACGTGCTCGACCGCGGTGACATCCGGCTGTTCGGCAACGTGCGGTTCGGGGTCGACATCACCCTGGACGACCTCAAGAAGCACTACAACGCGGTCATCTTCTCCACCGGCGCCATCCGCGACGCGAACCTGGACATCCCCGGCATCGACGCCGAGGGTTCGTTCGGCGCGGCGGACTTCGTGAGCTGGTTCGACGGGCACCCCGACGTGCCGCGCACCTGGCCGCTGGATGCGGAGTCGGTCGCGGTCATCGGGAACGGCAACGTCGCGCTCGATATCGCCCGCATGCTGGCCAAGCACGCCGTGGACCTGCTCCCCACGGAGATCCCGCAGAACGTCTACGAGGGACTCGCGGCCTCCCAGGTCACTGACGTGCACGTGTTCGGCCGCCGCGGCCCCGCCCAGGTGAAGTTCACGCCCCTGGAGTTGCGCGAGCTGGGCGAACTGCGCGACGTCGACATGGTCGTGTACGACGAGGACTTCGACTACGACGACGCGACGCGCGCCGCGATCGCCAGCAACAAGCAGATCATGGTCATCGACCGCGTTCTCCAGTCCTGGCGCAAGCGCCCCGGCGTCAACAACGCCGGCGGCGAGGCGTCCCGCCGCCTGCACCTGCACTTCTGGGCGAAGCCCGTCGAGGTGAAGAAGGATGCGGACGGCCGGGTCGCGGCTCTCGTCTACGAGCGGACGCGCCCGGACGGACAGGGCGGCGTCGTCGGCACCGGCGAGCTGCGCGAGGTGCCGGTGCAGCAGCTCTACCGGGCGGTCGGCTACTTCGGTTCGCCCCTGCCGGGCGTCCCCTTCGATGAGCGGCACGGCGTGATCCCGAACCACGAGGGTCAGGCGCTGCAGTCGGACTCCAACGAGATCGTCCCCGGAATCTACGCCACGGGATGGATCAAGCGCGGACCGGTGGGCCTGATCGGCCACACCAAGTCCGATGCGATGGAGACGGTGCGCCACGTCATCAACGACCAGGGCTCCTGGTGGCAGCCGGAGGACCCCTCCGAGGAGGCCATCCCGGCTCTGCTGGCCGAACGGGGCGTCCGGTGGACCGACCTCGACGGCTGGCACCGGCTGGACGAGCACGAGGTCGCCCTCGGCGCGCCGCACGAGCGTGCTCGTATCAAGGTCGTCCCGCGGGACGAGATGGTGAA
- a CDS encoding DUF402 domain-containing protein — translation MTEAASASVRPPAGTPVTFRWRKWDGAPHWIHECVYLGSDRWGDWVGQQAGWRSVRPGREIITTGPNVTLVPPEGTYACTVNATHPRVRVYIDIAWDVRWSETERDVLEGIDMDLDVVQALDERGLFIDDEDEWDEHRVRYGYPLDVVARLEALAVDLERRVGAFEAPFDDATAAHWLGRLAAL, via the coding sequence GTGACAGAGGCCGCGTCCGCATCCGTCCGCCCGCCCGCCGGGACGCCGGTGACGTTCCGATGGCGGAAATGGGACGGCGCCCCGCACTGGATCCACGAATGCGTCTACCTCGGCAGCGACCGGTGGGGCGACTGGGTGGGACAGCAGGCCGGATGGCGCTCCGTGCGGCCGGGGCGGGAGATCATCACCACCGGTCCGAACGTCACCCTGGTGCCCCCGGAGGGCACCTACGCCTGCACCGTGAACGCCACGCATCCCCGGGTGCGTGTGTACATCGACATCGCCTGGGACGTGCGCTGGTCGGAGACGGAGCGCGACGTGCTGGAGGGCATCGACATGGACCTCGACGTCGTCCAGGCGCTCGACGAACGCGGACTGTTCATCGACGACGAGGACGAGTGGGACGAGCACCGCGTCCGGTACGGGTATCCGCTCGACGTGGTCGCCCGGCTGGAGGCGCTGGCGGTGGATCTGGAACGGCGCGTGGGGGCCTTCGAGGCCCCTTTCGACGACGCCACGGCCGCGCACTGGCTCGGCCGACTCGCCGCGCTGTGA